A region from the Spirochaetota bacterium genome encodes:
- a CDS encoding polyprenol monophosphomannose synthase, which yields MQAVVIIPTYNEADNIVKMIPAVLAQGSGIHVLVVDDNSPDGTGRIVARIMRTNKRVHLVTNPKKAGIGPAYIRGFREAFALKPEFIVQIDADFSHDPAMIPELIKAAKGCDLVIGSRYCDGISVIRWPLMRLVMSYGAGYYIRFVLGIHVEDPTGGFKCFRRETLERMDLDAVMSAGYSFQIEMNYAFEKNGFRVREVPIVFTERTVGKSKMSRNIFVEAVVRVLRLRLFDHRRYFPRTKR from the coding sequence ATACAAGCGGTCGTGATCATACCGACGTACAACGAGGCCGACAATATCGTGAAAATGATACCGGCGGTCCTCGCTCAGGGAAGCGGCATTCATGTCCTCGTCGTTGATGACAATTCGCCGGACGGTACCGGGCGCATCGTAGCGCGCATCATGCGTACGAACAAGCGCGTGCATCTGGTGACCAATCCGAAAAAAGCGGGCATCGGACCCGCGTACATACGCGGGTTCCGCGAGGCGTTCGCGTTGAAGCCGGAATTCATCGTGCAGATCGATGCCGATTTTTCCCACGATCCGGCGATGATACCCGAACTTATCAAAGCGGCGAAGGGATGCGATCTTGTCATCGGTTCTCGCTATTGCGACGGCATCAGCGTCATACGCTGGCCGCTCATGCGCCTTGTCATGTCCTACGGCGCAGGGTATTACATCCGATTCGTGCTCGGTATTCACGTCGAGGACCCTACCGGCGGCTTCAAATGTTTCCGCCGTGAAACGCTTGAACGGATGGACCTCGATGCGGTCATGTCCGCCGGCTATTCATTCCAGATAGAGATGAATTATGCGTTCGAGAAGAATGGATTCCGCGTACGCGAAGTGCCGATAGTTTTCACCGAGCGAACCGTCGGCAAGTCGAAGATGTCGCGCAATATCTTCGTCGAAGCCGTCGTGCGCGTGCTGAGGCTCAGGCTTTTCGATCATCGTCGGTATTTCCCCCGCACGAAACGATGA